Proteins encoded within one genomic window of Prosthecobacter fusiformis:
- a CDS encoding PTPDL family protein, whose product MKSSRSRIALLAFLCGTSILQADILILKNGTKHEGNILSESPTAIRMRYRLTPKIWDEKDFTREEIQEVIKQSPQEVELIELKKLLPTEDLMPADRYEQLIQDRVRPFINKYPGTPEAKEAEGIEQTLQEEKKKVSNGEAKLAGRWMSAAETKGEEYNIGGYKLLGEMKAEMAKNNWIEALRIFDKFSKNRPPYTASSHYPEAVAQALVCLEKQEIILTKMAQEQPALSKLREENLKKLTDEDRARTKAAIDDEKNKWRAQSDSQKRNGIRWAEPYKYDLTSINSLQKSVVAERSKLELINLDEMKIRNEAFVAVYRKIGEADYAGGAAAYERIQSFGSVNEFRDIVADLKNKLLALYGDLVRKSQSAQSAVSGSSAIGGAATSGVDDRVARILAGADGTAPQAPAGTAPAATPGMAAPATAPTAQVPVQAPVPAPAPNPPVMQQPVSPAPYPQPMAAPQAVVEEESNIQTYIMIGMGLLIVVLGALAFMKKKA is encoded by the coding sequence ATGAAATCTAGCCGATCCCGCATCGCCCTGCTGGCGTTCCTTTGCGGTACATCCATCCTTCAAGCCGACATCCTGATCCTGAAAAACGGCACCAAGCATGAAGGCAACATCCTCAGCGAAAGCCCGACGGCGATCCGCATGAGATACCGCCTGACCCCCAAGATCTGGGATGAAAAGGACTTCACCCGCGAAGAAATCCAGGAAGTCATCAAACAATCCCCTCAAGAGGTGGAATTGATCGAACTTAAAAAACTGCTTCCGACCGAAGACCTCATGCCTGCCGACAGGTATGAACAATTGATCCAGGACCGCGTTCGCCCCTTCATCAACAAATACCCCGGCACACCGGAGGCAAAGGAGGCCGAAGGAATCGAGCAAACCCTTCAGGAAGAAAAGAAAAAAGTCTCCAATGGCGAAGCCAAACTGGCTGGCCGCTGGATGAGTGCCGCCGAAACCAAAGGTGAAGAATACAACATCGGCGGGTATAAACTGCTGGGAGAAATGAAGGCCGAAATGGCCAAAAACAACTGGATCGAAGCCCTGCGGATTTTTGACAAGTTCAGCAAAAATCGCCCTCCTTATACAGCTTCGAGCCATTATCCTGAGGCCGTCGCGCAAGCCCTGGTCTGCCTGGAAAAGCAGGAAATCATCCTCACCAAAATGGCGCAGGAGCAGCCCGCCCTGAGCAAACTGCGGGAAGAGAACCTGAAAAAACTGACCGACGAAGATCGCGCCAGAACCAAGGCAGCCATTGATGACGAAAAAAACAAATGGCGTGCCCAGTCAGATTCCCAGAAGCGTAACGGCATTCGCTGGGCAGAACCCTATAAGTATGACCTGACCAGCATCAACTCCCTCCAGAAATCTGTGGTCGCAGAAAGATCCAAGCTGGAGCTTATCAATCTGGATGAAATGAAAATCCGGAACGAAGCCTTTGTCGCCGTTTACCGCAAAATTGGTGAAGCTGATTATGCCGGCGGTGCCGCAGCTTATGAGCGCATCCAAAGTTTTGGCTCGGTGAATGAATTCCGTGACATCGTGGCCGACCTCAAAAACAAACTGCTGGCTCTCTACGGTGACTTGGTCCGCAAAAGCCAGTCCGCTCAGTCCGCCGTCAGCGGTTCCTCCGCCATCGGCGGCGCGGCTACCTCGGGTGTGGATGACCGCGTGGCCCGCATCCTGGCAGGTGCAGATGGCACAGCGCCCCAGGCACCCGCTGGCACCGCTCCTGCGGCCACACCAGGCATGGCAGCACCTGCCACAGCGCCTACGGCTCAAGTCCCGGTGCAGGCACCCGTCCCTGCTCCTGCGCCTAACCCGCCCGTGATGCAGCAGCCGGTCTCACCTGCTCCTTACCCCCAGCCCATGGCCGCACCACAAGCGGTCGTGGAGGAAGAGTCTAACATCCAGACTTACATCATGATCGGTATGGGTCTCCTCATCGTTGTCCTGGGAGCCCTGGCTTTCATGAAAAAGAAGGCCTAA
- a CDS encoding exosortase system-associated protein, TIGR04073 family: MKKRIALILLSAMTLCGVAYADIQSPPGHHYNWSRKLSRGMGNILYGWTEPFNVWQRTVKTDGGHAAFMDFFVEGIKRITVRAGYGVYEMATFPFPTYKLTYRPPYYRKPQIDPWWGYTEFSPELGFMSQTDYTRTQGW; encoded by the coding sequence ATGAAAAAACGCATCGCCCTAATCCTTCTCTCAGCTATGACGCTCTGCGGCGTCGCCTACGCTGATATTCAGTCTCCTCCTGGTCACCACTATAACTGGAGCCGCAAGCTCAGCCGTGGCATGGGCAACATCCTGTACGGATGGACGGAGCCCTTCAATGTCTGGCAGCGCACAGTGAAGACAGACGGCGGTCATGCTGCTTTCATGGACTTTTTTGTGGAAGGCATCAAGCGCATCACCGTGCGCGCAGGATATGGCGTGTATGAAATGGCCACTTTCCCGTTCCCGACCTATAAGCTGACCTATCGCCCACCGTATTATCGCAAGCCACAGATCGATCCATGGTGGGGTTATACCGAATTCTCTCCTGAGCTCGGTTTCATGTCCCAGACTGACTATACCCGCACTCAGGGCTGGTAA
- a CDS encoding TetR/AcrR family transcriptional regulator, with product MDEHSHELPPLRQRIEEAYLHEFRAEGRPPVSVYRLCQGLGITEREFFGEYSSLEAVERQWWRGVMDKVIHSVESGPEWQEFSARQRMLAFMFGFAEASLDHRSLLFLRLGQVMPIKPVPEWTALEERYEEFVNGILMHGRNRGEIMARGPLSSTYPKVLRLLLRSVVAFHLKDDSPKFERTDAFIEKSVTVLFDLMGRQALDSGFDLMRFLLPGGLKRA from the coding sequence ATGGACGAACATTCTCACGAATTACCGCCTCTGCGTCAGCGCATTGAGGAAGCCTATCTGCATGAGTTCCGCGCGGAAGGCCGACCGCCGGTTTCTGTTTACCGTCTTTGCCAGGGGCTGGGCATCACGGAGCGGGAGTTTTTTGGTGAGTATTCCTCATTGGAGGCTGTGGAGCGTCAATGGTGGCGTGGGGTGATGGATAAAGTCATCCATTCAGTGGAAAGCGGCCCGGAGTGGCAGGAGTTCAGTGCCCGCCAGCGGATGCTCGCCTTCATGTTCGGTTTCGCGGAAGCGTCTCTGGATCACCGTAGTCTTCTTTTCCTGAGGCTTGGCCAGGTGATGCCGATCAAGCCGGTGCCTGAATGGACTGCCCTGGAGGAGCGGTATGAGGAATTTGTGAATGGCATTCTCATGCATGGTCGCAACCGGGGGGAGATCATGGCACGCGGGCCTCTCTCTTCGACCTATCCAAAAGTGTTGCGGCTGCTCCTGAGGAGCGTCGTTGCCTTTCACCTGAAGGATGACAGTCCTAAGTTTGAGCGGACGGATGCCTTCATCGAAAAATCGGTCACGGTGCTTTTTGACCTGATGGGACGTCAGGCTCTGGACTCTGGATTTGACCTCATGCGCTTTCTTTTACCTGGGGGATTGAAACGGGCCTGA
- a CDS encoding ABC1 kinase family protein: MAAQPAQESIRSTPLTRMADLAGTGARVGMNYLKYYGQRAVSSDASKPALRRELDEVNARDVYASFSRLKGGPLKLAQMLSIDDNLLPPAYAAQFSQAQYSAPPLSWPLVRRTLEREFSQTVEALYDSFSPEAAHGASIGQVHQATRDGKKLAVKVQYPGVADSMRSDLRVVKPVALQILGLREEDIAHYFTEVETRLLEETDYVAELKRSQEIAAACAGLTGLRFPAFYPDRCSARVLTMDWMEGVTLDRFAASSATQEERDRIGQALWDFYQYQIHVLHLFHADPHPGNFLVVDGELIVLDFGCTRAITPEFHEKQFAFLNPALLESDAALEAALRDMDVLLPADGPAQRGKIMDLARQSIELLTRPFQTERFDFGDPAFMQAIYLMGDANRQDRSLRSLRGARGRSESVYLNRAFFGLFSLLHRLRATVETKSPPAV, from the coding sequence ATGGCTGCTCAACCTGCCCAAGAAAGCATCCGCAGTACCCCGCTGACCCGCATGGCGGATCTGGCTGGCACCGGGGCGCGTGTGGGGATGAACTATCTCAAATATTATGGTCAGCGCGCCGTTAGTTCGGATGCATCCAAGCCTGCGTTGCGCCGTGAACTGGATGAGGTGAATGCCCGGGATGTCTATGCCTCCTTTAGCCGGCTCAAAGGTGGTCCGTTGAAGCTGGCGCAGATGCTCAGCATCGATGATAATTTATTGCCGCCTGCCTATGCTGCCCAGTTTTCCCAGGCCCAGTATTCCGCGCCGCCGCTGTCTTGGCCGCTGGTTCGGCGTACTTTGGAGCGTGAATTTAGTCAAACGGTCGAGGCGCTCTACGATTCGTTTTCACCTGAAGCGGCTCATGGTGCATCCATAGGCCAAGTGCACCAAGCGACGCGAGATGGAAAAAAACTGGCGGTCAAAGTCCAGTATCCTGGCGTGGCGGATTCCATGCGCAGTGATCTGCGAGTCGTGAAACCTGTGGCGCTGCAAATCCTGGGCCTGCGTGAGGAAGACATCGCGCATTATTTTACCGAGGTGGAAACCCGCCTGCTGGAAGAGACGGACTATGTGGCTGAATTGAAGCGCAGTCAGGAGATCGCGGCTGCCTGTGCCGGGTTGACAGGGTTACGCTTTCCCGCTTTTTATCCAGACCGCTGCTCTGCCAGAGTGCTGACGATGGACTGGATGGAAGGGGTGACGCTGGACCGCTTTGCCGCCAGTTCTGCCACCCAAGAAGAACGCGACCGCATCGGTCAGGCGCTGTGGGATTTTTATCAGTATCAAATTCACGTCCTGCATCTCTTCCATGCGGATCCACATCCGGGGAACTTCCTGGTGGTGGATGGAGAACTGATCGTTTTGGATTTTGGCTGCACACGTGCTATCACGCCGGAGTTTCATGAGAAGCAATTTGCCTTCCTCAATCCGGCGCTGCTGGAATCCGATGCGGCATTGGAGGCGGCACTTCGTGATATGGATGTATTGCTGCCTGCGGATGGTCCTGCCCAGCGAGGAAAAATCATGGATCTAGCACGCCAGTCCATTGAACTGCTCACGCGACCTTTCCAGACAGAGCGCTTTGACTTTGGCGATCCAGCCTTCATGCAGGCCATTTATCTCATGGGGGATGCCAACCGCCAGGACCGCAGCCTGCGCTCATTGCGTGGAGCCCGTGGCCGCTCGGAAAGCGTGTATTTAAACCGTGCTTTCTTTGGCCTGTTCAGCCTGCTGCATCGTCTGCGAGCGACGGTGGAAACAAAGTCGCCACCGGCAGTGTAA
- the ispD gene encoding 2-C-methyl-D-erythritol 4-phosphate cytidylyltransferase → MTSAIIVAAGSSRRMGFNKLLAPLAGVPVLRRTLGQFQACADVAEIIVVAGDEVREVVEGWKASLPKLVAVIPGGAERHLSVWAGIQACAGAADIIAVHDGARPLISTMQISKCITAAQASGSVACARPMTETLKRADAQGRITDSLDRTGVWVMETPQVFQRDLLITAYEAVIRDGALVTDEVSAVQHVGEVVTVVENTSPNPKITFPADLNLAERFLL, encoded by the coding sequence ATGACCTCTGCCATCATTGTCGCCGCCGGGAGCAGTCGCCGGATGGGTTTTAATAAATTGCTGGCTCCGCTGGCGGGCGTGCCGGTGCTGCGGCGCACTTTAGGGCAATTTCAGGCCTGCGCGGACGTGGCGGAGATCATCGTGGTGGCAGGGGATGAAGTGCGTGAGGTGGTGGAAGGATGGAAGGCCTCCTTGCCGAAACTGGTCGCGGTCATTCCTGGCGGAGCGGAAAGGCACCTGTCCGTCTGGGCAGGTATCCAAGCCTGCGCCGGGGCAGCGGACATCATTGCCGTTCATGACGGAGCGAGGCCCCTCATCAGCACGATGCAAATCAGCAAGTGCATCACGGCAGCACAAGCCTCAGGATCGGTGGCCTGCGCCAGACCGATGACGGAGACGCTGAAGCGGGCGGATGCGCAGGGGCGCATCACGGATTCCCTGGATCGTACAGGTGTCTGGGTTATGGAAACGCCCCAGGTTTTTCAACGTGATCTACTGATCACGGCCTATGAAGCCGTGATCCGTGACGGGGCTCTCGTCACCGACGAAGTATCCGCCGTACAGCATGTCGGAGAGGTGGTGACCGTGGTGGAAAACACCTCTCCGAATCCAAAGATTACCTTTCCGGCGGATCTAAATCTGGCGGAGCGGTTTCTGCTCTGA
- a CDS encoding NAD-dependent epimerase/dehydratase family protein — MRPLLTETDLEDELSRPTPGVLDTLRNLGGDILVLGAGGKMGPSLARMIRRGMDELGQQDRTVYAASRFTSPSSMDELKSHGVKTIACDLLDRASVQALPDAPNVIFMAGQKFGTQAVPELTWVMNTLVPAIVAERYASSRIVVFSTACVYPLVPTSGPGSQEDDVLTPPGEYANSCVGRERIFTHFSQEKGTPVLMFRLSYAIDLRYGVLHDVASQVMKGEPVDVTMGQANVIWQGDANARAIQCLERTSHPPCALNVTGLERVSIRWLAERFSDLLGKEAIITGSEGPNAWLFDASRSYAWFGPPTVSLEEMVAATAEWVRQGGASLGKPTHFESNDGKF, encoded by the coding sequence ATGCGCCCTTTGCTGACCGAAACTGACCTTGAAGACGAACTCAGCCGCCCCACCCCGGGCGTGCTGGACACACTACGCAATCTGGGAGGAGATATCCTGGTATTGGGCGCAGGGGGAAAAATGGGACCTTCCTTAGCCCGGATGATCCGGCGCGGGATGGATGAACTGGGCCAGCAAGACCGCACCGTTTACGCAGCCTCCCGCTTCACCTCCCCCTCATCCATGGATGAGCTGAAGAGCCACGGGGTCAAAACCATCGCTTGTGATCTTCTGGATCGCGCATCCGTCCAGGCCCTGCCAGATGCACCCAACGTCATTTTCATGGCAGGGCAAAAGTTTGGCACTCAAGCAGTTCCAGAGCTGACCTGGGTCATGAACACCCTCGTCCCCGCCATCGTCGCGGAGCGTTATGCCAGCTCCCGCATCGTGGTCTTTTCCACCGCCTGTGTTTATCCCCTGGTGCCCACTTCGGGCCCAGGCTCCCAGGAGGATGATGTCCTGACACCCCCAGGGGAGTATGCAAACTCCTGCGTGGGCCGTGAGCGCATCTTTACCCACTTCTCTCAGGAAAAAGGCACCCCCGTCCTCATGTTCCGGCTCAGCTATGCCATTGATCTGCGCTATGGCGTGCTTCATGACGTCGCCTCCCAGGTCATGAAGGGGGAGCCTGTGGATGTCACGATGGGCCAGGCCAATGTCATTTGGCAGGGAGATGCCAATGCCCGAGCCATCCAATGCCTGGAGCGTACCAGTCATCCCCCCTGTGCCTTGAATGTGACCGGCCTGGAGCGCGTCTCCATCCGCTGGCTGGCCGAGCGTTTTAGCGATCTTTTGGGTAAGGAAGCCATTATCACCGGCAGTGAGGGACCCAATGCATGGCTTTTTGATGCCTCCCGCTCCTATGCGTGGTTCGGCCCACCAACGGTCAGCCTGGAAGAAATGGTAGCGGCAACTGCCGAATGGGTCCGCCAGGGCGGGGCTTCCTTGGGAAAACCCACTCACTTTGAATCCAACGATGGCAAATTCTAA
- a CDS encoding Gfo/Idh/MocA family protein, with protein sequence MSPANPAFPTRRRFLAQATGTLFAAPFITSGMRAASPNGKLRHASFGAAGMAMGDMKSLSNHTMLELVAVCDVDTRNFAAVKTQWPEVRCYQDWQELLEKESSNIDSVNVSTPDHMHGPIGLKAMAAGKHLYGQKPLAQNLHECRQLMLKARETGVMTQMGIQVSSNFTERMAVDMIQSGIIGKVKEVHTFSNKFWGDMEPVPQKSDPVPAEMDWQKWLGTATDRSFIEGYYHPAQWRKRRDFGTGTLGDMGCHMFSGWFRALDLAAPISVKSIGPAPLNETNWAINAIVEYTFKGTAYTAADTVKVTWYDGDARPPAEIMSLAVADLAKFPGQGSIYIGTDGVLLSPHLTTPTLYPREKFTGFKYPKLEPRNHYLEFVDCCLKGGAKPSANFDYAGPLTEAVLLGCLASNFPGQDLQWDAPALKIPNSEAANTLVKRQYRPGTEV encoded by the coding sequence ATGTCCCCAGCCAACCCAGCATTCCCTACCCGCCGCCGCTTCCTGGCCCAGGCTACCGGCACCCTTTTCGCGGCCCCTTTCATCACCTCCGGTATGCGGGCTGCATCACCCAATGGCAAGCTACGCCATGCCTCCTTTGGTGCCGCAGGAATGGCCATGGGAGACATGAAATCCCTTTCCAACCACACCATGCTGGAGCTCGTCGCCGTTTGTGACGTGGACACACGGAATTTCGCTGCTGTGAAAACACAGTGGCCGGAAGTGCGGTGCTATCAGGACTGGCAAGAGCTACTGGAAAAAGAGAGTTCCAATATCGATTCCGTCAATGTCTCCACCCCTGATCACATGCACGGCCCCATCGGCCTAAAGGCCATGGCAGCAGGTAAGCATCTGTATGGTCAGAAGCCTCTGGCGCAAAACCTCCACGAATGCCGCCAGCTCATGCTCAAAGCCCGCGAGACTGGCGTCATGACGCAAATGGGCATCCAGGTATCTTCCAACTTTACCGAACGTATGGCAGTGGACATGATCCAAAGCGGCATTATCGGCAAAGTGAAGGAGGTGCACACCTTCTCCAACAAATTCTGGGGAGACATGGAACCCGTGCCACAAAAGTCCGATCCCGTGCCTGCGGAGATGGACTGGCAAAAGTGGCTCGGCACCGCCACAGACCGCTCTTTCATTGAAGGCTATTACCACCCCGCCCAGTGGCGCAAGCGCCGCGACTTTGGCACCGGCACTCTCGGTGACATGGGCTGCCACATGTTCAGCGGCTGGTTCCGTGCGCTTGATCTCGCCGCCCCGATCAGTGTTAAATCTATCGGCCCTGCTCCCTTGAATGAGACCAACTGGGCCATCAACGCCATCGTCGAATACACCTTCAAAGGCACCGCCTACACCGCAGCGGATACCGTCAAAGTCACCTGGTATGACGGCGATGCGCGCCCACCTGCGGAGATCATGAGCCTGGCCGTGGCTGACCTCGCCAAATTCCCCGGCCAGGGCAGCATCTATATCGGCACGGATGGAGTCCTGCTCTCCCCTCACCTGACCACGCCCACCCTGTATCCGAGAGAGAAATTCACCGGCTTCAAGTATCCCAAGCTTGAACCTCGCAACCATTACCTTGAGTTCGTGGATTGCTGCCTCAAAGGTGGAGCCAAACCCAGCGCCAATTTCGACTATGCGGGTCCCTTGACTGAAGCCGTCCTCCTCGGTTGCTTGGCCAGCAATTTCCCCGGTCAGGACCTCCAATGGGACGCCCCTGCCCTGAAGATCCCCAACAGCGAAGCCGCCAACACCTTGGTGAAACGCCAGTATCGACCTGGGACGGAGGTTTAA
- a CDS encoding dihydrodipicolinate synthase family protein, translating to MANSNFRHLLHQGLAIPAHPLALNASRQLDERRQRALTRYYLASGVGGLAVGVHTTQFSIRDPAIGLFKPVLTLAAEEMARSTHPLVRIAGICGQTAQAVNEASLLNELGYHAGLLSLAALRDASEDSLISHCQAVAEVIPVIGFYLQPSVGGRVLPYSFWRRFADIENVVAIKMAPFNRYQTLDVIRAVMESGRTDIALYTGNDDSIVSDLVTPFRLGDCERRVVGGLLGHWSVWTRRAVELLARCQNEPVSPDLLRLGMQVTDSNAAFFDAANGFKGCIAGLHEVLRRQGLLEGLWCLDEHETLGPGQLDEINRVYEAYPHLNDDAFVAEHRDHWLRD from the coding sequence ATGGCAAATTCTAATTTCCGTCACCTCCTGCACCAGGGGCTGGCTATTCCCGCCCATCCTCTGGCTTTAAATGCCAGCCGTCAGTTGGATGAGCGCCGCCAGCGCGCACTCACCCGCTATTATCTGGCCTCAGGGGTCGGGGGGCTGGCCGTTGGTGTACACACTACGCAGTTCAGCATCCGGGATCCCGCCATCGGCCTTTTCAAACCTGTGCTCACCCTGGCGGCCGAGGAGATGGCCCGCAGCACCCATCCCCTGGTACGCATCGCCGGTATCTGCGGTCAGACAGCCCAGGCGGTGAACGAAGCCTCCCTGTTAAATGAGCTGGGTTATCATGCTGGCCTCCTCAGTCTGGCGGCCCTCCGGGATGCCTCGGAAGATTCCCTGATCAGCCACTGCCAGGCCGTGGCGGAGGTGATCCCGGTCATCGGGTTTTATCTGCAACCCAGTGTGGGAGGGCGGGTCCTGCCCTATTCTTTTTGGCGGCGCTTTGCGGATATCGAAAACGTCGTCGCGATTAAAATGGCCCCTTTCAACCGTTACCAGACCCTCGACGTGATCCGTGCAGTCATGGAGTCCGGACGCACAGACATCGCCCTCTACACCGGCAATGACGACAGCATTGTATCCGATCTGGTCACCCCTTTTCGGCTGGGCGACTGCGAGCGCCGTGTGGTTGGAGGTCTATTGGGGCACTGGTCTGTCTGGACTCGCCGTGCAGTGGAACTGCTGGCCCGCTGCCAAAACGAACCCGTCTCGCCCGACCTGCTCAGGCTGGGCATGCAGGTGACGGACAGCAATGCCGCGTTTTTTGATGCCGCCAACGGTTTCAAAGGCTGCATTGCAGGACTTCATGAAGTACTGCGCCGTCAGGGTCTGCTGGAAGGGCTGTGGTGCCTGGATGAGCACGAAACCCTCGGCCCAGGCCAGCTTGATGAGATCAACCGGGTCTATGAGGCGTATCCTCACCTGAACGATGACGCCTTTGTGGCGGAACATCGGGACCATTGGCTCCGCGATTGA
- the murJ gene encoding murein biosynthesis integral membrane protein MurJ, whose protein sequence is MLIVSRLRTLFTHLQTQVRSLIRQGAGSRIVSGFLMVAILTVGTKAVSFLKDATVARQFGTGDALDAFLVSFGLLTFLSTLIGGGLPESFLPIYTGIRYSNKHRRALRLAVQSGVLHALSLLALAGLCYFVAPSFVNWATRGFSPEKQALAVSLLRQLLPFMVCFGMSYQMAAWLRADKHFIVATSAPILIPLAIISLLLYEGKDATVGTLVTGTVAGSVLHLGVLSATLAGRMPGQWSFWRSCLRYWDPHVLTVSRHAAHFLFAGGIFSSTVVVDQTMAAWLSPGSVAVLGYTEKICGIILAVTVAPSCDVLFPYFAEKVARKDWPAVRYQLLASAGGILALAMPAVLTLCWLAPWIVALLFERGSFTGQDTLRVAEVLRYAALQIPFYIVGSLASRVVVAMQATHFIIWLSVVGLIFNVGLNWLLMREMGAAGIALSTVLVQMTSAILACVYVLRQIRLKLNEA, encoded by the coding sequence GTGCTTATCGTTTCGCGTTTGCGCACCCTGTTCACTCATTTACAAACGCAGGTTCGCTCCCTGATTCGCCAGGGAGCAGGTTCTCGTATCGTATCTGGCTTCCTGATGGTGGCCATATTGACTGTCGGAACCAAGGCCGTCTCCTTTCTGAAAGACGCCACCGTTGCCCGGCAGTTTGGAACGGGGGATGCACTGGATGCCTTCCTCGTATCATTTGGACTGCTGACTTTTCTTTCCACCCTCATCGGGGGAGGACTGCCGGAGTCGTTTCTGCCTATCTATACCGGTATTCGGTACTCCAACAAACACCGGCGGGCGTTACGGCTGGCAGTTCAGAGCGGCGTCCTGCACGCATTGAGCCTTCTGGCCCTGGCGGGACTTTGTTACTTTGTCGCCCCATCTTTTGTCAACTGGGCCACCCGGGGGTTCAGCCCGGAGAAACAGGCCCTGGCCGTGAGCCTGTTGCGCCAGTTGCTGCCCTTCATGGTGTGCTTTGGCATGTCTTACCAGATGGCGGCCTGGTTACGTGCAGACAAACATTTCATCGTCGCCACCAGCGCCCCTATCCTGATACCACTCGCCATCATCAGCCTGCTTCTTTATGAGGGAAAGGATGCCACCGTGGGGACTCTGGTCACTGGCACCGTTGCCGGTTCCGTTCTGCATCTTGGAGTCTTATCCGCCACCCTGGCAGGTCGTATGCCGGGCCAATGGAGCTTTTGGCGGAGCTGCCTGCGATACTGGGATCCCCACGTTCTGACGGTCAGCCGTCATGCCGCTCACTTTTTATTCGCAGGCGGTATCTTCAGCAGCACCGTTGTGGTGGACCAGACCATGGCCGCATGGCTTTCCCCAGGCAGCGTGGCTGTCCTGGGCTACACGGAAAAGATCTGCGGCATCATCCTGGCCGTTACCGTGGCCCCGTCCTGCGATGTGCTTTTCCCTTATTTCGCTGAAAAGGTGGCCCGTAAGGACTGGCCTGCAGTCCGCTATCAGCTCCTGGCCAGTGCCGGGGGGATTTTGGCCCTGGCGATGCCGGCGGTCCTCACCCTCTGCTGGTTGGCACCGTGGATCGTTGCCCTGCTTTTTGAAAGAGGCTCCTTCACCGGCCAGGATACTCTGCGTGTGGCGGAAGTGCTGCGTTATGCCGCCCTACAGATCCCCTTTTACATTGTTGGCAGCCTGGCCTCACGCGTGGTGGTAGCCATGCAGGCCACCCATTTCATCATCTGGCTCTCCGTCGTCGGGTTGATTTTTAATGTCGGCCTTAATTGGCTGCTGATGCGGGAGATGGGCGCGGCAGGCATCGCCCTTTCCACCGTGCTGGTGCAGATGACCTCGGCCATTCTGGCCTGTGTGTACGTACTCCGGCAGATCCGCCTGAAACTAAACGAGGCATAA
- a CDS encoding caspase family protein, which produces MKTCLHILSWLCLMVMMAPGETLTKNRTALVIGNARYEPLVGPLRNTGNDAKAMAKTLRELGFAVIEKHNVTRDQLLSSVLEFRSTLAGAEVGLFYFAGHGISLAGANYLIPLKSGYAPGEADDVTLRLLAETRLFNVEQAVADMSAAGARCNLVILDACRNTAVARTSRTRDAASAGGLSEMKPPAGSLIAFATDAGQTALDGDTDNGLYTEELLKNLRTPGLTIEQVFKRTRAGVLDRSEGGQIPAEYSRLVGDDIFLAGPVAEDTPVPVMKAEPVTLPTQAQILDLAKAGLAEECADALLAVAEEKGTGDYATEPLSLLLDQVKNDLKEAAHGSRQAEVSAITCEQVLRALPGCLPPNHKDFKQLNAKAHNRHGDALLLQGRTEEALTAFDAAIAFTPEDSYILYNRGRAFSALGKTEQAHLDFTEASSLKYKQPGARKLALEALAELR; this is translated from the coding sequence ATGAAAACCTGCCTGCACATTCTTTCCTGGCTCTGTCTGATGGTGATGATGGCACCAGGGGAAACGCTAACCAAAAACCGTACTGCCTTGGTTATTGGCAATGCTCGCTACGAACCTCTCGTGGGTCCACTGCGCAATACGGGCAACGATGCCAAAGCCATGGCCAAAACCCTCCGCGAGTTAGGATTCGCCGTCATCGAAAAGCACAACGTCACACGCGACCAGTTGCTCAGCTCAGTGCTGGAATTTCGCAGCACACTGGCGGGTGCCGAAGTGGGTTTATTTTACTTTGCCGGTCATGGCATCTCCCTGGCAGGGGCTAATTACCTCATTCCGCTCAAGTCAGGCTATGCCCCCGGTGAAGCAGATGATGTCACCCTGCGCCTGCTGGCGGAGACCCGGCTTTTTAATGTGGAGCAGGCCGTGGCCGATATGAGCGCTGCCGGGGCCAGGTGCAATCTCGTTATCTTGGATGCCTGCCGCAATACCGCCGTGGCCCGCACCAGCCGCACCCGCGATGCAGCAAGCGCTGGCGGTCTGAGTGAAATGAAACCGCCCGCTGGCTCTCTCATCGCCTTTGCCACGGATGCAGGGCAGACGGCTCTGGACGGAGATACCGACAACGGACTTTATACCGAAGAACTGCTCAAGAACCTGCGCACGCCTGGCCTCACCATCGAGCAAGTCTTCAAGCGCACACGGGCCGGTGTCCTTGATCGTTCCGAAGGCGGCCAGATCCCCGCAGAATACTCACGGCTGGTCGGCGATGATATCTTTCTCGCAGGCCCTGTGGCGGAAGATACACCTGTCCCGGTGATGAAAGCTGAACCTGTCACCCTGCCCACTCAGGCACAGATTCTCGATCTAGCCAAAGCCGGGCTGGCAGAAGAATGCGCCGACGCCCTCCTGGCCGTGGCCGAGGAAAAGGGCACCGGAGACTATGCCACCGAGCCGCTGTCCCTTCTCCTGGACCAGGTGAAAAACGACCTCAAGGAAGCAGCCCACGGCAGTCGCCAGGCGGAGGTGTCCGCCATTACTTGTGAACAGGTTCTCCGCGCTCTGCCTGGCTGCCTTCCACCTAACCACAAAGATTTCAAACAGCTCAACGCGAAAGCCCACAACCGCCATGGCGATGCTCTTCTTTTGCAAGGTCGCACCGAGGAAGCCCTCACCGCTTTCGACGCCGCCATCGCATTCACCCCAGAGGATTCTTACATCCTCTATAACCGTGGCCGGGCCTTTTCAGCCTTGGGAAAAACGGAGCAGGCACACCTTGATTTCACCGAAGCAAGCTCCCTCAAATACAAACAGCCTGGAGCCAGGAAGCTGGCACTCGAGGCCCTGGCAGAGCTGCGTTAA